From Neomonachus schauinslandi chromosome 12, ASM220157v2, whole genome shotgun sequence, the proteins below share one genomic window:
- the LOC110584708 gene encoding LOW QUALITY PROTEIN: plasmolipin-like (The sequence of the model RefSeq protein was modified relative to this genomic sequence to represent the inferred CDS: inserted 1 base in 1 codon): MKQFGCFTVQGGLVGARAPQGGAVQQLAPTRGGAVAAAGARTGGEWSPKAEFATKMSTQSSCPWQGAGASVSPLCLDLGFLCSSLHVLALLQQVLGRLVWALIVQRYHLYLAYGWVMFIAVFLWLVTIVFYILCLFQLHVRLYMVPRPLVLKIFNVGTTILDITAFNTCSAVLELRFLKGTLLNNHYTVPSLFACLVMIAHGVSAFFSFQAWQGXGRNAATSHLAGGYTQTLP, translated from the exons aTGAAACAGTTTGGCTGTTTCACTGTGCAAGGAGGCCTAGTGGGAGCCAGAGCCCCCCAGGGAGGAGCTGTGCAGCAACTGGCACCcaccaggggaggggcagtggcagCGGCTGGAGCCAGGACAGGGGGTGAGTGGAGCCCCAAGGCTGAGTTCGCAACGAAAATGAGCACACAGAGCAGCTGCCCCTGGCAGGGGGCAGGCGCCTCAGTCTCCCCGCTGTGCCTGGACCTGGGCTTCCTCTGCTCCAGCCTCCATGTACTTGCACTGCTGCAGCAGGTGCTGGGGCGGCTGGTGTGGGCCCTGATTGTCCAACGGTACCACCTGTACCTGGCCTATGGCTGGGTCATGTTCATTGCTGTCTTCCTCTGGCTGGTGACAATTGTCTTCTACATCCTCTGCCTGTTTCAGCTGCATGTGAGGTTGTATATGGTGCCCCGGCCGCTGGTGTTAAAGATATTTAATGTGGGCACCACCATTCTTGACATTACGGCCTTCAACACCTGCTCTGCTGTCCTTGAGCTGAGGTTCCTGAAGGGCACCCTGCTGAATAACCATTATACAGTTCCCTCTTTATTCGCATGTTTAGTGATGATTGCCCATGGAGTGAGTGCTTTCTTCAGCTTCCAGGCCTGGCAGG GTGGCAGAAATGCAGCCACCAGTCACCTGGCTGGTGGCTACACCCAGACCCTGCCATAG